In Sulfurisphaera javensis, a single genomic region encodes these proteins:
- a CDS encoding cbb3-type cytochrome c oxidase subunit I, with product MRIMSSVAHKIKEILKIAFTTTNASDIGIMYITLGIISLIIGSAEAIIMRTQLTFNNIGATTYYDALTLHGIFMIFFVVMPLSAGLANYLVPRMIGAPDLYWPKINALSFWILVPAVILSGISPLVGVVNAGWYMYAPLSVDLQVNSGIGMDLIEIGLIIAGISSTLTGINFILTITRLKKVPYFKMPLFVWAFFSTAILLMIALPPLTAGLAMAFLERDWGFQFFNANAGGNPLLWQNVFWFFGHPEVYILMLPAMGIIGEVLPRAVGRQIYGYKALALSSFAIAFLSAMGVWMHHMFTSIFNFWADAVSASITMAIAIPSGVKVVNWTATFYQGKLKVTGYSILVLGFIALFLVGGITGVLFPLIPLDYDLNGTYAVVGHFHYMVFAIIVAFLAALLYYFPYFTGKMYDMELSKSGAIMTIVGAFVIATGMFVEGVLGMPRRYAWVPSMIYYPFQIFIDVGGVIMGIGLVLIFGNLLYSWIKGKRVESLDPWGAEAIGLPDFYIKPVALPLTFGRALDGSIPEHRHGTFLPAMLGLMMFLPGLGFLFILRFGLLSVGIPMILAFLAAGGYWAYHDYFKELYPSMPSIRPSGGFDLTKMAGSPFSGSSNTLTVTPEGVQKALQTRTIVLYLIIAEIFLFGGFIGGYLYTINWTPAAQPYLASFHVDWYGLPLAMTIILLSSSIPSHFAYDSLLKGKLKRFKYLGLATFLMGLTFLSGQMYEFTHIIHFTPQENIITSFFFTIVWLHGFHVIMGLTLWAFTLLRARKIVPYEASTAASYYWHFVDGIWVIVFTMLYLQLPFYHPFVPGQISFFGI from the coding sequence ATGAGAATTATGAGTAGTGTAGCTCATAAAATAAAAGAGATTCTCAAAATTGCATTTACTACAACTAATGCTTCAGATATTGGTATAATGTATATAACACTAGGTATTATTAGCCTTATAATAGGGAGTGCTGAAGCAATAATAATGCGAACGCAACTAACCTTTAATAATATAGGGGCAACTACATATTATGATGCTTTAACTTTACATGGAATATTTATGATATTCTTCGTAGTAATGCCATTATCTGCTGGTTTAGCAAATTATCTAGTGCCAAGAATGATTGGTGCTCCTGACCTATATTGGCCTAAAATTAATGCTTTATCATTTTGGATTCTAGTTCCGGCAGTAATACTTTCTGGTATATCTCCATTAGTAGGAGTTGTAAATGCAGGCTGGTACATGTATGCTCCACTTTCTGTAGATTTACAAGTAAATTCTGGAATTGGAATGGATTTAATAGAAATTGGTTTAATTATAGCTGGAATATCCAGTACATTAACTGGCATAAACTTTATACTTACAATTACTAGGCTAAAGAAAGTACCATATTTTAAGATGCCATTATTTGTTTGGGCGTTTTTCTCAACAGCTATCTTATTAATGATAGCTTTACCACCACTCACAGCAGGTTTAGCTATGGCATTTTTAGAGAGAGATTGGGGCTTTCAATTCTTTAATGCAAATGCAGGAGGAAATCCACTTCTTTGGCAAAATGTTTTTTGGTTCTTTGGACACCCAGAAGTATATATACTTATGCTCCCAGCTATGGGAATAATTGGTGAAGTTTTGCCTAGAGCAGTAGGAAGACAAATATATGGTTACAAAGCTTTAGCTTTATCCTCTTTTGCAATTGCATTTCTAAGTGCAATGGGAGTATGGATGCATCATATGTTCACCTCGATATTTAATTTTTGGGCAGATGCAGTTTCTGCATCGATTACAATGGCAATCGCAATACCATCTGGTGTAAAGGTAGTTAATTGGACAGCAACATTCTATCAAGGTAAGCTTAAAGTTACTGGTTACTCTATCTTAGTTCTAGGATTTATAGCATTATTTTTAGTTGGTGGTATAACTGGTGTCTTGTTTCCTCTAATTCCCTTAGATTATGATTTAAATGGAACTTATGCTGTTGTGGGTCACTTCCATTACATGGTTTTTGCTATAATTGTAGCATTTTTAGCTGCTTTACTTTACTATTTCCCATACTTTACTGGAAAGATGTATGATATGGAGTTATCAAAAAGTGGAGCAATAATGACTATAGTTGGAGCTTTTGTTATAGCTACTGGTATGTTCGTTGAGGGAGTTTTAGGCATGCCTAGAAGATATGCATGGGTTCCTTCCATGATTTATTATCCATTCCAGATATTCATAGACGTTGGAGGAGTAATAATGGGTATTGGTTTAGTATTGATTTTTGGGAATTTGCTATATAGTTGGATAAAAGGCAAAAGAGTTGAAAGTCTAGATCCTTGGGGAGCAGAAGCAATAGGTTTACCAGATTTTTACATTAAGCCAGTAGCTTTGCCATTAACTTTTGGTAGAGCATTAGATGGATCAATACCAGAACATAGACATGGAACATTTTTACCTGCAATGCTAGGGCTTATGATGTTCTTACCCGGATTAGGATTTCTCTTCATATTAAGATTTGGACTATTAAGTGTAGGAATACCGATGATTTTAGCGTTCTTAGCTGCTGGAGGATATTGGGCCTACCACGATTACTTCAAAGAACTTTATCCTTCAATGCCCTCAATAAGACCTTCTGGTGGATTTGATTTAACAAAGATGGCTGGCTCTCCATTTTCTGGTTCATCAAATACTCTAACAGTCACACCTGAAGGAGTACAGAAAGCATTACAGACAAGAACTATAGTTCTTTATTTGATTATAGCTGAAATTTTCTTATTTGGAGGATTCATTGGCGGATATTTGTATACAATAAATTGGACTCCTGCAGCCCAGCCTTACCTAGCATCGTTCCATGTCGACTGGTATGGGTTACCACTAGCTATGACAATAATATTACTTTCTAGCTCAATTCCGTCGCATTTTGCCTATGATAGTTTGCTTAAGGGTAAATTAAAAAGATTTAAGTATTTAGGTTTAGCAACCTTCTTAATGGGTTTAACATTCCTAAGTGGCCAAATGTATGAGTTTACTCATATAATTCACTTTACACCACAAGAAAATATTATAACATCATTCTTCTTTACTATAGTATGGCTTCATGGTTTTCATGTAATAATGGGCTTAACATTATGGGCATTTACGTTATTAAGGGCTAGAAAAATAGTTCCTTATGAAGCTTCAACGGCTGCATCATACTACTGGCATTTTGTAGATGGTATTTGGGTAATAGTATTTACTATGTTATACTTACAGTTACCTTTCTATCATCCATTTGTACCCGGACAAATATCATTCTTCGGGATATGA
- a CDS encoding sulfocyanin, with protein MKKGVSPTFTAIVAIVVAIVVVGASVYTYQQFLAYSAKTSAVVSTTSTTPRHTLKYDPTNKTVFITLVTLSSGPTFNFNGTDFGSMVIYVPAGWNLYITFINQESLPHNLNLIANDTATPNSPNIASDGKILLTIGASSSDYETTGIMSGQSASGLYTDIQPGIYWLACGIAGHAESGMWVVLVASSNVTTPYVVIS; from the coding sequence ATGAAAAAAGGAGTATCCCCGACATTTACTGCAATAGTAGCAATTGTAGTTGCCATAGTAGTTGTAGGCGCATCTGTATATACATACCAACAATTTTTAGCTTATTCAGCAAAAACATCAGCTGTAGTTTCAACAACTTCAACTACACCTAGACATACACTAAAATATGATCCAACAAATAAAACAGTCTTTATAACCTTAGTAACTCTAAGTAGTGGTCCTACATTTAACTTTAACGGCACAGATTTTGGTTCAATGGTTATTTATGTTCCTGCAGGATGGAATTTATATATTACATTTATAAATCAAGAAAGTTTACCACATAATCTTAATTTAATTGCTAACGATACGGCAACCCCAAATTCACCAAATATTGCTTCAGATGGAAAAATTCTTTTAACTATTGGCGCCTCTTCTAGTGATTATGAAACTACTGGTATAATGAGCGGACAGTCTGCAAGTGGTTTGTATACTGATATACAACCTGGAATATATTGGCTTGCTTGTGGAATAGCTGGTCATGCAGAATCTGGAATGTGGGTTGTCTTAGTTGCCTCTTCTAATGTTACTACACCATATGTTGTTATAAGTTAA
- a CDS encoding cytochrome c oxidase subunit II, whose product MVKLSIEVITMIGAALILAVLGGIAFHDLIMIDTGGYFPHNEKPEVIRVIAKQYVWEFIYPNGTVSYDKVVIQAGKPYIFNLTSADVIHAMYIVQLGYKLEAIPGYYYPLYIIVNKPGVYNIYCAEFCGPGHYTMIGELIVVNGTG is encoded by the coding sequence ATGGTTAAGTTATCTATAGAAGTAATTACCATGATAGGTGCAGCATTAATATTAGCTGTTCTAGGTGGAATAGCATTTCATGATCTTATAATGATAGATACTGGGGGATATTTTCCACATAACGAGAAACCAGAAGTAATAAGAGTAATTGCTAAGCAATACGTCTGGGAATTTATTTACCCTAATGGTACAGTAAGTTATGATAAAGTTGTTATACAGGCTGGAAAGCCATACATATTCAATTTAACCTCAGCAGATGTTATTCACGCAATGTATATAGTTCAACTAGGATATAAATTAGAAGCAATCCCTGGATATTATTATCCATTGTACATAATTGTTAATAAGCCTGGAGTTTATAATATTTATTGCGCAGAATTTTGTGGCCCAGGGCATTATACTATGATTGGAGAGTTGATAGTTGTTAACGGAACTGGGTGA
- a CDS encoding Rieske 2Fe-2S domain-containing protein has product MKRRDFIRLAMIAGGAVAVSPLFSPLFNYMGYYYNELRIISKNYLVVNNSSGLLGFPKYKIANIKDIQNSNCPVYFFAYPLTNEPCFLVDFSKLNGQTDVQFKNPYYGQFRINSNFPNIKGVGPKGAICAFSAICVHLGCQLPAQVLVSSPDVPGLNPSTTILHCPCHGSMYKLDEGGIVVGGPAPRPLPIVLLEYDNTTGDIYAIGTNAPYFSKTRPTSNLIYDPDYSYQIPSNPACTTG; this is encoded by the coding sequence ATGAAGAGACGCGATTTTATTAGGCTAGCTATGATTGCAGGAGGAGCAGTAGCTGTATCTCCTTTATTTTCACCACTTTTTAATTACATGGGTTATTACTATAACGAATTGAGAATAATCTCTAAGAATTATTTAGTTGTAAATAACTCGTCAGGACTTCTTGGTTTTCCAAAGTATAAAATAGCTAATATAAAGGATATACAGAATAGCAATTGTCCAGTTTATTTCTTCGCATATCCATTAACCAATGAGCCTTGTTTCTTAGTTGATTTCTCAAAACTTAATGGACAAACAGACGTGCAATTTAAAAATCCTTATTATGGTCAATTTAGGATAAATTCTAATTTTCCTAACATAAAGGGAGTTGGACCTAAAGGAGCTATTTGTGCTTTTTCAGCCATTTGTGTACATTTAGGTTGTCAGCTACCAGCCCAAGTATTAGTTAGTTCTCCAGATGTACCAGGGTTAAATCCATCAACTACAATTTTACATTGTCCATGTCACGGTTCGATGTATAAACTAGATGAAGGAGGGATAGTAGTTGGAGGACCAGCACCTAGACCATTACCAATAGTACTACTAGAATATGATAATACAACTGGTGATATTTATGCTATAGGTACGAACGCTCCCTATTTCTCTAAAACAAGACCTACCAGCAACTTGATATATGATCCAGACTACTCTTATCAAATTCCATCTAATCCAGCATGTACTACTGGGTGA
- a CDS encoding cytochrome bc complex cytochrome b subunit, which produces MEEERESWIDKVFQWLDERIGIYGHTIAKAPKYAYRLDYWLGSMVLASFTLAVITGALVALYYVPSDPYASTVYLISQVPYGALLFSIHTWAAYAMIFLLILHMTRNFIVGAYRKPREIMWIVGVILAGLALTEAYLGYSLPYNLISWTATTTGLNLFTYMPFNLASLIKLMTTVPTNLPGIASGVDPLVDRFFIFHWIVGGLILLFIMIHLAIFEKHGGPTPPPSKEPGPELVEHYKDKLENDPNWKLQPYTRTFGLILMTFFLVFGAVILIASIIPYNITITGNGLKYTMPEYNPVLAAQTPPIPDWYFLFIYFFYKSVPPQYASLIFLAWILVTLLFPFIDQYIFRHKASHPVIRPAAIALGTGFIISFIVNSIWAYKTPGVDIGPIGVEVDGLIFLASFIVLYPLLKFYFAPKSLKENSSSFNFRKTMILPTKTLNQQQHKLLLRSSEVIFAALVSSFAYTTAQLIASLQIAYITAQFGVGFLLGLDLLILSGILSFIVFGGK; this is translated from the coding sequence ATGGAGGAGGAGAGAGAAAGTTGGATAGATAAAGTTTTTCAATGGCTAGATGAAAGAATCGGAATTTATGGTCATACTATAGCTAAAGCACCAAAATATGCTTATAGGCTTGATTATTGGTTAGGTTCAATGGTTTTAGCTTCATTTACGTTAGCAGTAATTACTGGAGCTTTAGTGGCACTATATTATGTTCCTTCTGATCCTTACGCATCAACGGTTTATTTAATTTCACAAGTACCTTATGGTGCATTACTATTTAGTATACATACGTGGGCAGCTTATGCAATGATATTCTTACTTATATTACATATGACAAGAAACTTTATTGTAGGAGCTTATAGAAAACCAAGAGAGATAATGTGGATAGTAGGAGTTATCTTAGCTGGTTTAGCTTTAACTGAGGCATATTTAGGTTATTCTTTACCATATAATTTAATATCATGGACAGCAACAACAACTGGCTTAAACTTGTTTACTTACATGCCTTTTAATTTAGCGTCTTTAATTAAGCTTATGACTACTGTACCAACAAATTTACCTGGAATAGCAAGTGGAGTAGATCCATTAGTTGATAGGTTTTTCATTTTCCACTGGATTGTAGGAGGATTAATACTCTTATTCATAATGATCCACTTAGCCATATTTGAAAAACATGGAGGACCAACACCTCCACCTAGTAAAGAACCTGGACCAGAATTAGTTGAACATTACAAAGATAAATTAGAAAATGATCCGAATTGGAAATTGCAACCTTACACTAGGACATTTGGATTGATTTTAATGACTTTCTTCTTAGTTTTTGGAGCAGTTATATTGATAGCGTCTATAATACCTTACAATATAACAATTACTGGGAATGGGCTTAAATATACTATGCCAGAATATAATCCAGTATTAGCAGCACAAACTCCACCTATTCCTGATTGGTATTTCTTATTTATATATTTCTTCTATAAATCGGTTCCTCCTCAATATGCCTCCTTAATATTTTTAGCATGGATATTAGTAACACTATTGTTCCCCTTCATTGATCAGTATATATTTAGACATAAGGCAAGCCATCCCGTTATAAGACCAGCCGCAATTGCTTTAGGAACAGGGTTCATAATTTCGTTCATAGTAAACAGCATATGGGCATATAAAACTCCTGGAGTAGATATAGGACCTATAGGTGTTGAAGTTGATGGATTAATATTCTTAGCTAGCTTTATAGTACTCTATCCTTTGTTAAAATTCTACTTTGCTCCTAAATCGTTAAAAGAAAACTCCTCCTCATTTAATTTTAGAAAGACTATGATACTACCAACTAAAACTCTTAATCAACAGCAACATAAATTATTATTGCGATCAAGCGAAGTTATATTTGCAGCTTTAGTTTCTTCGTTTGCTTATACAACAGCACAATTAATAGCTTCATTACAGATAGCATATATTACAGCACAGTTTGGCGTAGGTTTTCTACTAGGTTTAGATCTATTAATACTATCTGGAATATTGTCTTTCATAGTTTTCGGAGGTAAATAA
- a CDS encoding winged helix-turn-helix transcriptional regulator, translating into MDKLDKLIFYYIFMNPRISKRELARRISIDISTLLYRINKLKHYIEGYYVYVNPTILGYKRAILIHNKENIKNESIRFTCIEGFSISEIYGNEVEKEIEMIDPIFYEKIPEEKYSLSFLDYEIIKLLNDNPLIDESEIAYKLNRKIRTIKRHLNFLLSHGIVRVIPKIDITKLDFLLYSFLSSIKPSKTIFNYPSLSIGFANNLEDIVKLTRFGKISIKSKYEVNNWLSQDQNFQAKLYLK; encoded by the coding sequence GTGGATAAATTAGATAAGTTGATATTTTACTATATCTTTATGAATCCTAGAATAAGCAAGAGAGAATTAGCTAGAAGGATAAGCATTGATATTTCTACGTTATTATATAGAATAAACAAGTTAAAACATTATATAGAAGGTTATTATGTCTATGTTAATCCAACGATTTTAGGTTATAAGAGAGCTATCTTAATCCATAATAAAGAAAACATTAAAAATGAGAGCATAAGGTTTACATGTATAGAAGGTTTTTCAATATCTGAAATTTATGGGAATGAAGTTGAGAAAGAGATTGAAATGATAGACCCTATCTTTTACGAAAAAATACCTGAGGAGAAATATTCTTTATCTTTCCTAGACTACGAAATAATTAAATTACTAAATGATAACCCACTAATTGATGAAAGCGAAATAGCCTATAAATTAAATCGTAAAATAAGAACAATTAAAAGGCATTTGAATTTCTTACTTTCTCATGGTATAGTTCGTGTTATACCAAAGATAGACATAACAAAACTTGATTTCCTATTATACTCATTTTTATCATCAATTAAACCTTCAAAGACTATATTTAATTATCCTTCATTATCAATAGGATTTGCAAATAACTTAGAAGATATAGTAAAATTAACTAGATTTGGAAAAATTTCAATAAAATCAAAATATGAAGTGAATAATTGGTTGAGTCAAGATCAAAATTTTCAAGCAAAACTTTATTTGAAATAA
- a CDS encoding GNAT family N-acetyltransferase, producing the protein MIRKASEKDLEILTDMFTRMYQLNSEFDPLLEVSQDLEEKVKESIKKSFNDNNVLLIVAEEDGKVVGGARVFISNREFYIPEKVGMIQEIYVYPAYRRNGIGESLINYIEKELKERGIETILARFPAKNMIATSFYTKKGFRELHNEYIRKID; encoded by the coding sequence ATGATAAGAAAAGCATCTGAAAAAGATCTTGAAATACTGACTGATATGTTTACAAGAATGTATCAGCTTAACTCAGAATTTGATCCATTATTAGAAGTATCACAAGACTTAGAAGAAAAAGTGAAAGAATCTATTAAAAAATCGTTTAATGATAATAATGTTTTATTAATAGTCGCTGAAGAAGATGGTAAAGTAGTAGGTGGCGCAAGAGTATTTATTTCAAATAGAGAGTTTTATATACCAGAAAAAGTCGGAATGATCCAAGAAATTTATGTATATCCTGCTTATAGACGTAATGGTATCGGTGAAAGCTTAATTAATTATATTGAAAAAGAGTTAAAAGAAAGAGGAATAGAAACTATATTGGCAAGATTTCCAGCAAAAAATATGATAGCAACGTCTTTTTACACTAAAAAAGGCTTTAGAGAGCTTCATAATGAGTACATAAGAAAAATTGATTAG
- a CDS encoding NADP-dependent malic enzyme — protein MAVSLAKKYQGKLQILPKVPINSYEDFALIYTPGVAELVKEIQKDEDQSFELTSRWNTIAILTDGSRVLGLGNVGPIASLPVMEGKALLFKYLGGVDAFPLPIRVYSKEEFIQVAKAIEPAFGGINLEDIESPKCFFILEELQKVLNIPVWHDDQQGTAGAVLAGLINALKLTGKDKNSKIILMGAGAANIATARLLIRYGFNPKNMIIIDREGPLYAERRDIDSLMFKHPWKYELAIQTNGERVTIVDEAFKGADILIAASSPYAKIDKRLIRMMNKPIVFALANPIPEIYPSEAKEAGAVIVATGRSDFPNQVNNSLIFPAVFRGVLDCRARKITDEMIISASEELAKYAEEKGLREDYIIPRMDEIEVYFRMAAAVATKAVELGYARLKLSYKEFLELAKERIGKARRLVL, from the coding sequence ATGGCTGTGTCGTTAGCAAAGAAATATCAAGGGAAATTACAAATATTACCAAAAGTTCCTATCAATTCTTATGAAGATTTTGCTTTAATTTACACTCCAGGTGTTGCAGAGTTAGTAAAAGAAATTCAAAAGGATGAAGATCAAAGTTTTGAGCTAACGAGTAGATGGAATACTATTGCTATTCTGACTGATGGAAGTAGAGTTTTAGGTTTAGGAAATGTAGGTCCTATAGCCTCTTTACCAGTTATGGAAGGAAAAGCATTATTATTCAAATATTTAGGTGGTGTAGATGCCTTTCCATTACCCATTAGAGTATATAGTAAGGAAGAATTTATTCAAGTTGCTAAGGCTATTGAGCCCGCATTTGGAGGAATAAACTTAGAAGATATTGAGTCACCTAAATGTTTCTTTATTCTGGAAGAGCTACAAAAAGTCTTAAATATACCGGTCTGGCATGATGATCAACAAGGAACTGCTGGTGCTGTTCTAGCTGGGTTAATTAATGCTCTAAAACTTACTGGAAAAGATAAAAATTCAAAGATTATTTTAATGGGAGCTGGGGCAGCTAATATAGCAACAGCAAGATTATTAATAAGATATGGTTTTAATCCTAAAAACATGATAATTATAGATAGAGAAGGTCCTTTATATGCTGAAAGGAGAGACATAGATTCTCTAATGTTTAAACACCCTTGGAAATATGAGTTAGCAATACAAACTAATGGGGAGAGAGTTACAATTGTTGATGAGGCTTTTAAAGGCGCTGATATCCTAATTGCAGCTTCCTCACCCTATGCTAAGATAGATAAAAGGCTTATTAGAATGATGAACAAACCTATAGTATTTGCTTTAGCAAATCCCATTCCAGAGATTTATCCTAGTGAGGCTAAAGAGGCCGGTGCTGTAATTGTAGCAACTGGTAGAAGTGATTTTCCAAATCAGGTAAATAACTCCTTAATCTTTCCAGCAGTATTTAGAGGAGTTTTAGATTGTAGAGCAAGAAAAATAACTGATGAAATGATAATATCAGCTTCAGAAGAATTAGCTAAGTATGCTGAAGAGAAAGGTTTGAGGGAAGATTATATAATTCCAAGAATGGATGAAATAGAAGTTTATTTCAGGATGGCAGCGGCAGTAGCAACTAAAGCCGTAGAATTAGGTTATGCTAGACTAAAGTTATCTTATAAAGAGTTTCTAGAATTAGCTAAAGAAAGAATTGGAAAAGCAAGGAGGTTAGTATTATGA
- a CDS encoding DUF929 domain-containing protein has product MNKKVLGTVIAVIVIIAAFLSVYYIMKLSNTKASVNNTQSPTTSSINEIPAGKFVKISNIDLAPKGQVIVVEQSWYGCPVGAAASWAIYNVLKNYGNITYEFHYSDPDHKPANIPGLIFLNFTPTSIVRFYVAYVYNEYLNASYNGTPIPQNELIPIGEKILEEEYASMGLPPQVSQFIIQYETNVTVEQYGKPSALYVQPPHLNFAILISGPNGTYIVTTPIVNPDILSGYSPQYVFNNLDQFQQIINASNMIQQVILEAAGPLAGECPT; this is encoded by the coding sequence ATGAACAAAAAAGTCCTTGGAACTGTTATAGCAGTAATAGTAATAATTGCTGCGTTTCTATCAGTATATTACATTATGAAACTGAGTAATACAAAGGCAAGTGTAAATAATACACAATCACCAACTACTTCCTCCATTAATGAAATACCGGCTGGTAAATTTGTGAAAATAAGTAATATTGATTTAGCACCAAAAGGGCAAGTAATTGTGGTAGAACAATCTTGGTATGGATGCCCCGTAGGAGCAGCAGCTTCATGGGCCATTTATAATGTTTTAAAGAATTATGGGAATATTACATATGAATTTCATTATTCTGATCCTGATCATAAGCCAGCAAACATCCCAGGCCTAATATTCTTAAATTTCACCCCAACGTCTATAGTCAGATTTTATGTAGCTTATGTTTATAACGAATATTTAAATGCCTCTTACAATGGAACACCAATACCTCAAAATGAATTAATTCCGATTGGAGAAAAAATATTAGAAGAGGAATATGCAAGTATGGGATTACCACCTCAAGTTTCACAGTTCATAATTCAGTACGAGACTAATGTTACAGTAGAACAATATGGTAAGCCATCTGCACTATATGTACAACCACCACATCTTAACTTTGCAATACTAATATCTGGACCTAATGGAACATATATTGTTACTACTCCAATAGTTAACCCAGATATACTTTCTGGATACAGTCCTCAATATGTGTTTAATAACTTAGACCAATTCCAACAAATAATAAACGCATCAAATATGATTCAGCAAGTTATACTTGAAGCAGCAGGACCTTTAGCTGGCGAGTGTCCAACGTAA
- a CDS encoding CoA-binding protein, whose amino-acid sequence MSSEDELITYILKNYKNIATIGFSKDPTKPAHQVPKFLITKGYNVYPVNPSADEILGRKSYKSILDIPDKIDIVEVFRPSSEVPKIVDEVLERVKQKGDVKVIWLQEGIRNDEAAEKARKAGLIVIQDRCMYKEYMKKIAGDKSPPPVSQVVE is encoded by the coding sequence ATGAGTTCTGAAGATGAGTTAATTACGTATATTTTGAAAAATTATAAGAATATAGCAACAATAGGCTTTTCAAAAGATCCAACAAAACCAGCACATCAAGTTCCTAAATTTCTTATTACTAAAGGCTATAATGTGTATCCGGTAAATCCTTCCGCCGATGAGATTTTAGGAAGAAAAAGTTACAAATCAATCTTAGATATTCCGGATAAAATTGATATAGTAGAAGTTTTTAGACCTTCTTCAGAAGTTCCAAAGATTGTAGATGAGGTACTTGAAAGGGTAAAACAAAAAGGAGATGTAAAAGTTATCTGGTTACAAGAGGGTATAAGAAATGATGAGGCAGCAGAAAAGGCTAGAAAAGCTGGCTTAATTGTTATTCAAGATAGATGTATGTACAAAGAATATATGAAGAAAATAGCTGGAGATAAAAGTCCTCCTCCAGTATCACAAGTTGTAGAATAA
- a CDS encoding XdhC family protein, with protein MSICEIFPLITKLTAEGKKVVMVNEEGKRSIFVEDKLVLGFKEHERYAKEALEKGRIEVEINGKKIIAEVIEPRPSLIIVGSGIIAKALAKLSLAMGYLVAVIGDNDINEEEFAGVNFISNSLTLLDQIITEDSFVIIANEGGKPYDVNAAYIALKKAKYVGFLASQKRAAYTIAQLMKKGIDMETLKTKFYSPLGLDLNAKTAEEIALSALSEVVKILRGGSGKHMREIKDPYMYLNDALEGKIEEKCNFKPQTLSS; from the coding sequence ATGTCAATTTGTGAAATTTTTCCTCTTATTACAAAGTTAACAGCTGAAGGAAAAAAGGTTGTCATGGTAAACGAGGAAGGGAAAAGAAGTATCTTTGTAGAAGATAAACTTGTTTTAGGTTTTAAAGAACATGAAAGGTATGCAAAAGAAGCTTTAGAAAAAGGTAGGATTGAAGTTGAAATTAATGGAAAGAAAATAATTGCTGAAGTAATAGAGCCAAGACCATCATTAATTATTGTAGGTTCTGGAATAATTGCAAAAGCGTTAGCAAAATTATCTTTAGCAATGGGATATTTAGTTGCCGTAATAGGTGATAATGACATTAATGAAGAAGAATTTGCTGGAGTAAACTTTATTTCTAACTCTTTAACTTTACTTGATCAAATAATTACAGAAGATTCCTTTGTAATTATTGCTAATGAAGGAGGAAAACCTTACGATGTAAATGCTGCTTATATAGCTTTGAAAAAAGCAAAATATGTCGGCTTTTTAGCTAGTCAGAAAAGAGCTGCATATACTATTGCACAGTTAATGAAGAAAGGAATTGACATGGAAACATTAAAAACAAAATTTTACTCACCATTAGGATTAGACCTAAACGCTAAAACAGCAGAAGAAATTGCATTAAGTGCGTTAAGTGAGGTTGTAAAAATTTTAAGAGGGGGTAGTGGAAAACATATGAGAGAAATCAAAGATCCTTATATGTATTTAAATGATGCCCTAGAAGGAAAAATTGAGGAAAAATGTAACTTTAAACCTCAAACATTATCCTCCTAA